A genomic region of Gossypium hirsutum isolate 1008001.06 chromosome D01, Gossypium_hirsutum_v2.1, whole genome shotgun sequence contains the following coding sequences:
- the LOC107951783 gene encoding G-type lectin S-receptor-like serine/threonine-protein kinase At4g27290 isoform X4, which produces MEMGFYFYTACCFLTIFSKPSIAIDTLTPSESLTDGMTLVSNDGSFELGFFTPGSSKNRYLGIWYNNIPMHTVVWVANRINPINDSTALLKIQSNGKILLLVQNTTAVWSTNSTARVENPVLQLLDSGNLVVRDGKDSKPENYLWQSFDYPSDTMLPGMKIGIDLRTGFHRRLAAWKNWDDPSPGDLTFGVEFHGSPEMVLRKGSEKYQRSGLWNGDGFSGTPKLRLNPIFDYDFIWNDNEVYYIYSLKNKSVMSRFVLNQTQSVRQRYTWNPEAQTWMQFSMMPSDYCDKFGRCGPNVDCDGNKLPTCQCLTGFRPRRLDRWNSSDYSAGCIHSEPLNCQSGDGFIRIGKVKTPDTSNSWVNQTMNLKECRAKCLRNCSCMAYTNVYVTRGGSGCAMWFGDLLDIKQFQSDGQDLYVRVSASEAEQKKKAKVKLAIILGTVIAALWGFLLIVCYIRRSRRKLKDEVEDKNLNGREDKDENEDMELAVFEFGTIAQATDSFSFINKLGQGGFGPVYKKCCKIFQGTLADGQEIAVKRLSKSSGQGLNEFKNEVKLIAKLQHRNLVRLLGCCMQRDERMLVYEYMPNRSLDLFIFDQTRRTVLTWSKRFQIICGIARGLLYLHQDSRLRIIHRDLKTSNVLLDSEMNPKISDFGMARTFGGDQSEANTNRVVGT; this is translated from the exons ATGGAAATGGGTTTCTATTTTTACACTGCTTGTTGTTTCCTCACCATCTTCTCAAAACCTTCAATTGCAATCGACACCCTTACTCCATCAGAGTCACTCACCGATGGCATGACCTTGGTCTCCAATGACGGAAGCTTTGAATTGGGTTTCTTCACTCCTGGCAGTTCTAAGAACCGCTACCTGGGAATCTGGTACAACAACATCCCCATGCATACTGTTGTTTGGGTTGCAAACAGGATAAACCCAATAAACGATTCCACTGCCTTGTTGAAGATACAAAGTAATGGGAAAATCCTGCTTCTAGTTCAGAACACAACGGCTGTTTGGTCGACTAATTCCACAGCTAGAGTTGAGAATCCAGTATTGCAGCTCCTGGATTCTGGTAATCTTGTTGTCAGAGATGGAAAGGATAGTAAACCAGAGAATTACTTATGGCAAAGCTTTGATTATCCATCAGATACAATGTTACCAGGGATGAAAATTGGTATTGATTTAAGAACTGGTTTCCATAGAAGATTAGCAGCCTGGAAGAACTGGGATGATCCATCTCCAGGTGATCTTACTTTTGGTGTAGAATTCCACGGAAGCCCAGAGATGGTGCTAAGGAAAGGCTCAGAAAAGTACCAGCGGAGTGGGTTATGGAATGGCGATGGATTTAGTGGGACACCAAAGTTAAGGTTGAATCCCAtctttgattatgattttatctGGAACGATAATGAGGTTTACTACATATATTCCCTCAAAAACAAATCAGTGATGTCGAGGTTTGTTTTGAACCAAACCCAAAGTGTAAGACAAAGGTATACATGGAACCCAGAAGCTCAAACTTGGATGCAGTTCTCAATGATGCCAAGTGACTACTGTGACAAATTTGGACGTTGTGGTCCAAATGTGGACTGTGATGGCAATAAGCTCCCGACTTGTCAATGTTTGACAGGGTTCAGGCCGAGAAGGCTCGATAGATGGAACTCATCGGATTATTCCGCCGGGTGCATACACAGTGAGCCACTCAACTGCCAGAGTGGAGATGGCTTTATCAGAATTGGGAAGGTGAAAACCCCAGACACCTCTAATTCTTGGGTCAATCAAACTATGAATCTCAAGGAATGTAGGGCTAAATGCTTGAGGAACTGTTCTTGCATGGCCTACACTAATGTATATGTTACAAGAGGAGGTAGTGGCTGCGCCATGTGGTTTGGTGATCTGCTTGATATCAAACAATTTCAATCAGATGGTCAGGATCTTTACGTTAGAGTGTCTGCTTCAGAAGCAG AACAGAAGAAAAAGGCTAAGGTGAAGCTTGCTATCATACTTGGGACAGTAATTGCTGCGCTTTGGGGGTTTCTTTTAATCGTCTGTTACATTCGCAGAAGCAGGAGAAAATTAAAAG ATGAAGTGGAAGACAAGAATCTAAATGGTAGAGAGGATAAAGACGAGAATGAAGATATGGAGCTTGCAGTATTCGAGTTTGGTACCATAGCTCAAGCTACTgattctttttcatttattaacaAGCTAGGTCAAGGAGGTTTTGGTCCTGTTTATAAG aagtgttgtaaaattttccaGGGGACACTAGCAGATGGACAAGAAATTGCTGTGAAGAGACTTTCAAAGAGTTCCGGACAAGGACTGAATGAGTTTAAGAACGAAGTAAAGTTGATTGCCAAACTTCAGCATCGGAATCTTGTAAGGCTTCTCGGTTGTTGCATGCAAAGAGATGAGAGAATGCTGGTTTATGAATACATGCCTAACAGAAGTCTTGACTTATTCATTTTTG ATCAAACGAGACGCACAGTCTTAACTTGGTCTAAGCGTTTTCAGATTATCTGTGGGATTGCTAGGGGACTACTCTACCTTCATCAAGACTCGAGGTTGAGGATTATCCATAGAGATCTTAAAACTAGTAATGTTCTACTTGATAGTGAGATGAAcccaaaaatttcagattttggcATGGCAAGAACTTTTGGAGGAGATCAATCAGAAGCCAATACCAATAGAGTAGTTGGAACTTA G
- the LOC107951783 gene encoding G-type lectin S-receptor-like serine/threonine-protein kinase At4g27290 isoform X1, whose product MEMGFYFYTACCFLTIFSKPSIAIDTLTPSESLTDGMTLVSNDGSFELGFFTPGSSKNRYLGIWYNNIPMHTVVWVANRINPINDSTALLKIQSNGKILLLVQNTTAVWSTNSTARVENPVLQLLDSGNLVVRDGKDSKPENYLWQSFDYPSDTMLPGMKIGIDLRTGFHRRLAAWKNWDDPSPGDLTFGVEFHGSPEMVLRKGSEKYQRSGLWNGDGFSGTPKLRLNPIFDYDFIWNDNEVYYIYSLKNKSVMSRFVLNQTQSVRQRYTWNPEAQTWMQFSMMPSDYCDKFGRCGPNVDCDGNKLPTCQCLTGFRPRRLDRWNSSDYSAGCIHSEPLNCQSGDGFIRIGKVKTPDTSNSWVNQTMNLKECRAKCLRNCSCMAYTNVYVTRGGSGCAMWFGDLLDIKQFQSDGQDLYVRVSASEAEQKKKAKVKLAIILGTVIAALWGFLLIVCYIRRSRRKLKDEVEDKNLNGREDKDENEDMELAVFEFGTIAQATDSFSFINKLGQGGFGPVYKKCCKIFQGTLADGQEIAVKRLSKSSGQGLNEFKNEVKLIAKLQHRNLVRLLGCCMQRDERMLVYEYMPNRSLDLFIFDQTRRTVLTWSKRFQIICGIARGLLYLHQDSRLRIIHRDLKTSNVLLDSEMNPKISDFGMARTFGGDQSEANTNRVVGTYGYMAPEYAIDGVFSVKSDVFSFGILLLELISGKKNRGFYHVNQSGNLIEHAWRLWEEGKPLDLADEFLAETGDLSELLRCIHISLLCIQQHPEERPNMSSVVLMLGSHNELPLPKQPGFLFYKKPFEADCSSGNDGSSSRNEISLSLLQAR is encoded by the exons ATGGAAATGGGTTTCTATTTTTACACTGCTTGTTGTTTCCTCACCATCTTCTCAAAACCTTCAATTGCAATCGACACCCTTACTCCATCAGAGTCACTCACCGATGGCATGACCTTGGTCTCCAATGACGGAAGCTTTGAATTGGGTTTCTTCACTCCTGGCAGTTCTAAGAACCGCTACCTGGGAATCTGGTACAACAACATCCCCATGCATACTGTTGTTTGGGTTGCAAACAGGATAAACCCAATAAACGATTCCACTGCCTTGTTGAAGATACAAAGTAATGGGAAAATCCTGCTTCTAGTTCAGAACACAACGGCTGTTTGGTCGACTAATTCCACAGCTAGAGTTGAGAATCCAGTATTGCAGCTCCTGGATTCTGGTAATCTTGTTGTCAGAGATGGAAAGGATAGTAAACCAGAGAATTACTTATGGCAAAGCTTTGATTATCCATCAGATACAATGTTACCAGGGATGAAAATTGGTATTGATTTAAGAACTGGTTTCCATAGAAGATTAGCAGCCTGGAAGAACTGGGATGATCCATCTCCAGGTGATCTTACTTTTGGTGTAGAATTCCACGGAAGCCCAGAGATGGTGCTAAGGAAAGGCTCAGAAAAGTACCAGCGGAGTGGGTTATGGAATGGCGATGGATTTAGTGGGACACCAAAGTTAAGGTTGAATCCCAtctttgattatgattttatctGGAACGATAATGAGGTTTACTACATATATTCCCTCAAAAACAAATCAGTGATGTCGAGGTTTGTTTTGAACCAAACCCAAAGTGTAAGACAAAGGTATACATGGAACCCAGAAGCTCAAACTTGGATGCAGTTCTCAATGATGCCAAGTGACTACTGTGACAAATTTGGACGTTGTGGTCCAAATGTGGACTGTGATGGCAATAAGCTCCCGACTTGTCAATGTTTGACAGGGTTCAGGCCGAGAAGGCTCGATAGATGGAACTCATCGGATTATTCCGCCGGGTGCATACACAGTGAGCCACTCAACTGCCAGAGTGGAGATGGCTTTATCAGAATTGGGAAGGTGAAAACCCCAGACACCTCTAATTCTTGGGTCAATCAAACTATGAATCTCAAGGAATGTAGGGCTAAATGCTTGAGGAACTGTTCTTGCATGGCCTACACTAATGTATATGTTACAAGAGGAGGTAGTGGCTGCGCCATGTGGTTTGGTGATCTGCTTGATATCAAACAATTTCAATCAGATGGTCAGGATCTTTACGTTAGAGTGTCTGCTTCAGAAGCAG AACAGAAGAAAAAGGCTAAGGTGAAGCTTGCTATCATACTTGGGACAGTAATTGCTGCGCTTTGGGGGTTTCTTTTAATCGTCTGTTACATTCGCAGAAGCAGGAGAAAATTAAAAG ATGAAGTGGAAGACAAGAATCTAAATGGTAGAGAGGATAAAGACGAGAATGAAGATATGGAGCTTGCAGTATTCGAGTTTGGTACCATAGCTCAAGCTACTgattctttttcatttattaacaAGCTAGGTCAAGGAGGTTTTGGTCCTGTTTATAAG aagtgttgtaaaattttccaGGGGACACTAGCAGATGGACAAGAAATTGCTGTGAAGAGACTTTCAAAGAGTTCCGGACAAGGACTGAATGAGTTTAAGAACGAAGTAAAGTTGATTGCCAAACTTCAGCATCGGAATCTTGTAAGGCTTCTCGGTTGTTGCATGCAAAGAGATGAGAGAATGCTGGTTTATGAATACATGCCTAACAGAAGTCTTGACTTATTCATTTTTG ATCAAACGAGACGCACAGTCTTAACTTGGTCTAAGCGTTTTCAGATTATCTGTGGGATTGCTAGGGGACTACTCTACCTTCATCAAGACTCGAGGTTGAGGATTATCCATAGAGATCTTAAAACTAGTAATGTTCTACTTGATAGTGAGATGAAcccaaaaatttcagattttggcATGGCAAGAACTTTTGGAGGAGATCAATCAGAAGCCAATACCAATAGAGTAGTTGGAACTTA TGGTTATATGGCACCAGAATATGCTATTGATGGGGTGTTTTCTGTAAAGTCAGATGTTTTTAGTTTTGGGATATTATTGTTGGAGCTTATAAGTGGAAAAAAGAACAGAGGATTTTATCATGTAAATCAAAGCGGCAACCTCATTGAACAT GCATGGAGGTTATGGGAAGAAGGTAAACCTTTGGATCTTGCTGATGAATTCTTAGCAGAGACTGGAGACCTATCCGAGCTGCTAAGATGCATACACATTAGCCTTTTATGTATACAACAACATCCTGAGGAAAGACCAAACATGTCATCCGTGGTTCTAATGTTGGGAAGTCATAATGAACTGCCTTTGCCTAAACAACCTGGTTTCTTATTTTACAAGAAACCCTTTGAAGCAGATTGTTCATCCGGAAACGACGGATCGTCTTCAAGAAATGAAATAAGTTTATCATTATTACAGGCCAGATAA
- the LOC107951783 gene encoding G-type lectin S-receptor-like serine/threonine-protein kinase At4g27290 isoform X2, which translates to MEMGFYFYTACCFLTIFSKPSIAIDTLTPSESLTDGMTLVSNDGSFELGFFTPGSSKNRYLGIWYNNIPMHTVVWVANRINPINDSTALLKIQSNGKILLLVQNTTAVWSTNSTARVENPVLQLLDSGNLVVRDGKDSKPENYLWQSFDYPSDTMLPGMKIGIDLRTGFHRRLAAWKNWDDPSPGDLTFGVEFHGSPEMVLRKGSEKYQRSGLWNGDGFSGTPKLRLNPIFDYDFIWNDNEVYYIYSLKNKSVMSRFVLNQTQSVRQRYTWNPEAQTWMQFSMMPSDYCDKFGRCGPNVDCDGNKLPTCQCLTGFRPRRLDRWNSSDYSAGCIHSEPLNCQSGDGFIRIGKVKTPDTSNSWVNQTMNLKECRAKCLRNCSCMAYTNVYVTRGGSGCAMWFGDLLDIKQFQSDGQDLYVRVSASEAEQKKKAKVKLAIILGTVIAALWGFLLIVCYIRRSRRKLKDEVEDKNLNGREDKDENEDMELAVFEFGTIAQATDSFSFINKLGQGGFGPVYKCCKIFQGTLADGQEIAVKRLSKSSGQGLNEFKNEVKLIAKLQHRNLVRLLGCCMQRDERMLVYEYMPNRSLDLFIFDQTRRTVLTWSKRFQIICGIARGLLYLHQDSRLRIIHRDLKTSNVLLDSEMNPKISDFGMARTFGGDQSEANTNRVVGTYGYMAPEYAIDGVFSVKSDVFSFGILLLELISGKKNRGFYHVNQSGNLIEHAWRLWEEGKPLDLADEFLAETGDLSELLRCIHISLLCIQQHPEERPNMSSVVLMLGSHNELPLPKQPGFLFYKKPFEADCSSGNDGSSSRNEISLSLLQAR; encoded by the exons ATGGAAATGGGTTTCTATTTTTACACTGCTTGTTGTTTCCTCACCATCTTCTCAAAACCTTCAATTGCAATCGACACCCTTACTCCATCAGAGTCACTCACCGATGGCATGACCTTGGTCTCCAATGACGGAAGCTTTGAATTGGGTTTCTTCACTCCTGGCAGTTCTAAGAACCGCTACCTGGGAATCTGGTACAACAACATCCCCATGCATACTGTTGTTTGGGTTGCAAACAGGATAAACCCAATAAACGATTCCACTGCCTTGTTGAAGATACAAAGTAATGGGAAAATCCTGCTTCTAGTTCAGAACACAACGGCTGTTTGGTCGACTAATTCCACAGCTAGAGTTGAGAATCCAGTATTGCAGCTCCTGGATTCTGGTAATCTTGTTGTCAGAGATGGAAAGGATAGTAAACCAGAGAATTACTTATGGCAAAGCTTTGATTATCCATCAGATACAATGTTACCAGGGATGAAAATTGGTATTGATTTAAGAACTGGTTTCCATAGAAGATTAGCAGCCTGGAAGAACTGGGATGATCCATCTCCAGGTGATCTTACTTTTGGTGTAGAATTCCACGGAAGCCCAGAGATGGTGCTAAGGAAAGGCTCAGAAAAGTACCAGCGGAGTGGGTTATGGAATGGCGATGGATTTAGTGGGACACCAAAGTTAAGGTTGAATCCCAtctttgattatgattttatctGGAACGATAATGAGGTTTACTACATATATTCCCTCAAAAACAAATCAGTGATGTCGAGGTTTGTTTTGAACCAAACCCAAAGTGTAAGACAAAGGTATACATGGAACCCAGAAGCTCAAACTTGGATGCAGTTCTCAATGATGCCAAGTGACTACTGTGACAAATTTGGACGTTGTGGTCCAAATGTGGACTGTGATGGCAATAAGCTCCCGACTTGTCAATGTTTGACAGGGTTCAGGCCGAGAAGGCTCGATAGATGGAACTCATCGGATTATTCCGCCGGGTGCATACACAGTGAGCCACTCAACTGCCAGAGTGGAGATGGCTTTATCAGAATTGGGAAGGTGAAAACCCCAGACACCTCTAATTCTTGGGTCAATCAAACTATGAATCTCAAGGAATGTAGGGCTAAATGCTTGAGGAACTGTTCTTGCATGGCCTACACTAATGTATATGTTACAAGAGGAGGTAGTGGCTGCGCCATGTGGTTTGGTGATCTGCTTGATATCAAACAATTTCAATCAGATGGTCAGGATCTTTACGTTAGAGTGTCTGCTTCAGAAGCAG AACAGAAGAAAAAGGCTAAGGTGAAGCTTGCTATCATACTTGGGACAGTAATTGCTGCGCTTTGGGGGTTTCTTTTAATCGTCTGTTACATTCGCAGAAGCAGGAGAAAATTAAAAG ATGAAGTGGAAGACAAGAATCTAAATGGTAGAGAGGATAAAGACGAGAATGAAGATATGGAGCTTGCAGTATTCGAGTTTGGTACCATAGCTCAAGCTACTgattctttttcatttattaacaAGCTAGGTCAAGGAGGTTTTGGTCCTGTTTATAAG tgttgtaaaattttccaGGGGACACTAGCAGATGGACAAGAAATTGCTGTGAAGAGACTTTCAAAGAGTTCCGGACAAGGACTGAATGAGTTTAAGAACGAAGTAAAGTTGATTGCCAAACTTCAGCATCGGAATCTTGTAAGGCTTCTCGGTTGTTGCATGCAAAGAGATGAGAGAATGCTGGTTTATGAATACATGCCTAACAGAAGTCTTGACTTATTCATTTTTG ATCAAACGAGACGCACAGTCTTAACTTGGTCTAAGCGTTTTCAGATTATCTGTGGGATTGCTAGGGGACTACTCTACCTTCATCAAGACTCGAGGTTGAGGATTATCCATAGAGATCTTAAAACTAGTAATGTTCTACTTGATAGTGAGATGAAcccaaaaatttcagattttggcATGGCAAGAACTTTTGGAGGAGATCAATCAGAAGCCAATACCAATAGAGTAGTTGGAACTTA TGGTTATATGGCACCAGAATATGCTATTGATGGGGTGTTTTCTGTAAAGTCAGATGTTTTTAGTTTTGGGATATTATTGTTGGAGCTTATAAGTGGAAAAAAGAACAGAGGATTTTATCATGTAAATCAAAGCGGCAACCTCATTGAACAT GCATGGAGGTTATGGGAAGAAGGTAAACCTTTGGATCTTGCTGATGAATTCTTAGCAGAGACTGGAGACCTATCCGAGCTGCTAAGATGCATACACATTAGCCTTTTATGTATACAACAACATCCTGAGGAAAGACCAAACATGTCATCCGTGGTTCTAATGTTGGGAAGTCATAATGAACTGCCTTTGCCTAAACAACCTGGTTTCTTATTTTACAAGAAACCCTTTGAAGCAGATTGTTCATCCGGAAACGACGGATCGTCTTCAAGAAATGAAATAAGTTTATCATTATTACAGGCCAGATAA
- the LOC107951783 gene encoding G-type lectin S-receptor-like serine/threonine-protein kinase At4g27290 isoform X5, with product MEMGFYFYTACCFLTIFSKPSIAIDTLTPSESLTDGMTLVSNDGSFELGFFTPGSSKNRYLGIWYNNIPMHTVVWVANRINPINDSTALLKIQSNGKILLLVQNTTAVWSTNSTARVENPVLQLLDSGNLVVRDGKDSKPENYLWQSFDYPSDTMLPGMKIGIDLRTGFHRRLAAWKNWDDPSPGDLTFGVEFHGSPEMVLRKGSEKYQRSGLWNGDGFSGTPKLRLNPIFDYDFIWNDNEVYYIYSLKNKSVMSRFVLNQTQSVRQRYTWNPEAQTWMQFSMMPSDYCDKFGRCGPNVDCDGNKLPTCQCLTGFRPRRLDRWNSSDYSAGCIHSEPLNCQSGDGFIRIGKVKTPDTSNSWVNQTMNLKECRAKCLRNCSCMAYTNVYVTRGGSGCAMWFGDLLDIKQFQSDGQDLYVRVSASEAEQKKKAKVKLAIILGTVIAALWGFLLIVCYIRRSRRKLKDEVEDKNLNGREDKDENEDMELAVFEFGTIAQATDSFSFINKLGQGGFGPVYKGTLADGQEIAVKRLSKSSGQGLNEFKNEVKLIAKLQHRNLVRLLGCCMQRDERMLVYEYMPNRSLDLFIFDQTRRTVLTWSKRFQIICGIARGLLYLHQDSRLRIIHRDLKTSNVLLDSEMNPKISDFGMARTFGGDQSEANTNRVVGT from the exons ATGGAAATGGGTTTCTATTTTTACACTGCTTGTTGTTTCCTCACCATCTTCTCAAAACCTTCAATTGCAATCGACACCCTTACTCCATCAGAGTCACTCACCGATGGCATGACCTTGGTCTCCAATGACGGAAGCTTTGAATTGGGTTTCTTCACTCCTGGCAGTTCTAAGAACCGCTACCTGGGAATCTGGTACAACAACATCCCCATGCATACTGTTGTTTGGGTTGCAAACAGGATAAACCCAATAAACGATTCCACTGCCTTGTTGAAGATACAAAGTAATGGGAAAATCCTGCTTCTAGTTCAGAACACAACGGCTGTTTGGTCGACTAATTCCACAGCTAGAGTTGAGAATCCAGTATTGCAGCTCCTGGATTCTGGTAATCTTGTTGTCAGAGATGGAAAGGATAGTAAACCAGAGAATTACTTATGGCAAAGCTTTGATTATCCATCAGATACAATGTTACCAGGGATGAAAATTGGTATTGATTTAAGAACTGGTTTCCATAGAAGATTAGCAGCCTGGAAGAACTGGGATGATCCATCTCCAGGTGATCTTACTTTTGGTGTAGAATTCCACGGAAGCCCAGAGATGGTGCTAAGGAAAGGCTCAGAAAAGTACCAGCGGAGTGGGTTATGGAATGGCGATGGATTTAGTGGGACACCAAAGTTAAGGTTGAATCCCAtctttgattatgattttatctGGAACGATAATGAGGTTTACTACATATATTCCCTCAAAAACAAATCAGTGATGTCGAGGTTTGTTTTGAACCAAACCCAAAGTGTAAGACAAAGGTATACATGGAACCCAGAAGCTCAAACTTGGATGCAGTTCTCAATGATGCCAAGTGACTACTGTGACAAATTTGGACGTTGTGGTCCAAATGTGGACTGTGATGGCAATAAGCTCCCGACTTGTCAATGTTTGACAGGGTTCAGGCCGAGAAGGCTCGATAGATGGAACTCATCGGATTATTCCGCCGGGTGCATACACAGTGAGCCACTCAACTGCCAGAGTGGAGATGGCTTTATCAGAATTGGGAAGGTGAAAACCCCAGACACCTCTAATTCTTGGGTCAATCAAACTATGAATCTCAAGGAATGTAGGGCTAAATGCTTGAGGAACTGTTCTTGCATGGCCTACACTAATGTATATGTTACAAGAGGAGGTAGTGGCTGCGCCATGTGGTTTGGTGATCTGCTTGATATCAAACAATTTCAATCAGATGGTCAGGATCTTTACGTTAGAGTGTCTGCTTCAGAAGCAG AACAGAAGAAAAAGGCTAAGGTGAAGCTTGCTATCATACTTGGGACAGTAATTGCTGCGCTTTGGGGGTTTCTTTTAATCGTCTGTTACATTCGCAGAAGCAGGAGAAAATTAAAAG ATGAAGTGGAAGACAAGAATCTAAATGGTAGAGAGGATAAAGACGAGAATGAAGATATGGAGCTTGCAGTATTCGAGTTTGGTACCATAGCTCAAGCTACTgattctttttcatttattaacaAGCTAGGTCAAGGAGGTTTTGGTCCTGTTTATAAG GGGACACTAGCAGATGGACAAGAAATTGCTGTGAAGAGACTTTCAAAGAGTTCCGGACAAGGACTGAATGAGTTTAAGAACGAAGTAAAGTTGATTGCCAAACTTCAGCATCGGAATCTTGTAAGGCTTCTCGGTTGTTGCATGCAAAGAGATGAGAGAATGCTGGTTTATGAATACATGCCTAACAGAAGTCTTGACTTATTCATTTTTG ATCAAACGAGACGCACAGTCTTAACTTGGTCTAAGCGTTTTCAGATTATCTGTGGGATTGCTAGGGGACTACTCTACCTTCATCAAGACTCGAGGTTGAGGATTATCCATAGAGATCTTAAAACTAGTAATGTTCTACTTGATAGTGAGATGAAcccaaaaatttcagattttggcATGGCAAGAACTTTTGGAGGAGATCAATCAGAAGCCAATACCAATAGAGTAGTTGGAACTTA G